A portion of the Gemmatimonas sp. UBA7669 genome contains these proteins:
- a CDS encoding cytochrome b N-terminal domain-containing protein — protein sequence MDNPVEPSDPSSDDIASQRRGWLDQRIDWRGIRRTLLDRPVPDGLTWWHTLGSAALTAFLVQVVTGVVLATFFAPAPDHAYDSVRYIQTQVPMGAFLRGMHTWGSSAMVLLVMAHMVRVFAMGAYKYPREPNWLLGVALLAITIAFGFTGYLLPWDQKAYWGTQVGTSLAGTAPVVGGFVASVLRGGSMLGAATLSRFYALHVLWLPILLGGFVALHLVLVIRQGIAARTAALEAGAPSRTDDPAYPAHYAAAYAATKRGGVRFWPHIVTKDLVASAAVVLVIAALALVRGATLEPPADPTDTTYVPQPEWYFLPFYQLLKLFPGSLESTVAVGVPLLLFVALIGLPFFDRRSARNLRKRPVALASLSVLLGGSGYLLGAALQELGAMRGERGPELASANSAPLAAVERAGRASFQRQCASCHVVAGQKGGDEGPELTEVGLKRSTAWLHSFIESPRLFHPESEMPGFGPPVLSHQEVEELARYLGTLRGRPGAPPRQPDFRDTFPQLKAASPAPGT from the coding sequence GTGGACAATCCGGTCGAGCCGTCCGATCCGTCGTCCGACGACATCGCCTCACAGCGGCGCGGCTGGCTGGACCAGCGCATCGACTGGCGCGGGATCCGGCGAACGCTGCTCGATCGTCCGGTGCCCGATGGCCTCACCTGGTGGCACACCCTCGGCAGCGCAGCGCTGACGGCGTTCCTGGTGCAGGTCGTCACCGGGGTCGTGCTCGCCACGTTTTTCGCCCCCGCCCCCGATCACGCGTACGACAGCGTCCGCTACATCCAGACGCAGGTGCCGATGGGCGCATTCCTCCGCGGGATGCACACGTGGGGATCGAGCGCGATGGTGCTCCTCGTGATGGCGCACATGGTGCGCGTGTTCGCGATGGGCGCATACAAGTACCCGCGCGAACCCAACTGGCTGCTCGGCGTGGCGCTCCTCGCGATCACGATCGCGTTCGGATTCACCGGATACCTGCTGCCCTGGGATCAGAAGGCGTACTGGGGGACACAGGTCGGCACCAGTCTCGCCGGAACGGCGCCAGTCGTCGGCGGGTTCGTCGCGTCGGTGCTGCGCGGTGGGTCGATGCTGGGCGCCGCGACGCTCTCCCGCTTCTATGCGCTGCACGTCCTCTGGCTCCCGATCCTGCTCGGCGGGTTCGTCGCGCTGCACCTCGTGCTCGTGATCAGGCAGGGGATCGCTGCGCGCACGGCAGCCCTCGAGGCGGGAGCGCCATCGCGCACGGACGACCCGGCCTATCCTGCGCACTACGCCGCCGCGTACGCGGCGACGAAGCGCGGCGGCGTGCGCTTCTGGCCGCACATCGTGACGAAGGACCTGGTCGCATCGGCCGCCGTCGTGCTCGTCATCGCCGCGCTCGCGCTCGTGCGCGGCGCGACGCTGGAGCCGCCAGCGGATCCGACGGACACGACCTACGTGCCGCAGCCGGAGTGGTACTTCCTCCCGTTCTACCAGCTCCTGAAGCTGTTCCCGGGGTCGCTGGAGAGTACCGTCGCGGTCGGGGTGCCGCTGCTGCTGTTCGTCGCGTTGATCGGGCTGCCGTTCTTCGATCGTCGCAGCGCACGCAACCTCCGCAAGCGCCCGGTGGCGCTCGCATCGCTCTCCGTGCTGCTCGGCGGATCCGGCTATCTGCTCGGCGCTGCGCTTCAGGAGCTCGGCGCGATGCGCGGTGAACGTGGGCCGGAGCTGGCCTCCGCGAACTCGGCGCCGCTGGCCGCCGTCGAGCGCGCAGGTCGCGCGAGCTTCCAGCGCCAGTGTGCGAGCTGCCACGTGGTGGCGGGGCAGAAGGGAGGCGACGAGGGGCCTGAACTCACCGAGGTCGGCCTGAAACGCTCGACCGCATGGCTTCACAGCTTCATCGAGTCGCCACGGCTCTTCCACCCGGAGAGCGAGATGCCGGGCTTCGGCCCGCCGGTGCTCAGCCACCAGGAGGTCGAGGAGCTCGCGCGCTATCTCGGCACGCTGCGTGGACGACCGGGGGCGCCACCGCGTCAGCCCGATTTCCGCGACACGTTCCCGCAGCTCAAGGCCGCCTCGCCGGCACCCGGTACGTGA